AAAGTGTTACAAAAAATATTTTTCTCTGTGATCTCTGTGTCCTCTGTGGCAAATTTAAATGTAGTATGATTAACAAAATCACCCCCATGATCCAGCAGTACCTGGAGATAAAACAGAATTACCAGGATGCCATCCTTTTCTATCGTATGGGCGATTTTTATGAGATGTTTTTTGATGACGCCATAAAGGCGTCGAAGCTCCTGGATATCGCCCTCACCAGCCGCAACAAGAACGCAGAGGAAAAGGTCCCAATGTGCGGGGTCCCTTATCATGCCGCCTCAGGCTATATCAACAGGCTTATCTCTCAGGGACTTAAGGTGGCTGTCTGTGAGCAGAAGGACGGGGAAGAGACAAAGGGCCTGGTCAAACGGGAAGTGGTTCGTATGGTTACCCCCGGCCTGGTCATTGACGGAGACATGCTTGAGGATAAGGTTAATAACTTTATCGTCTCTGTCTATCCCGGAGAAAAGAAAACCGGCCTGGCTTCACTCGATATTTCCACCGGTGAATTTCGCCTGACGGAATCTGAACCTGATGATGTTAGCTCTGTCCTGGATGAGGTAGCGCGCCTGAATCCCGCGGAGATAGTTGTGGCCAATAAGATAGAAGAAGCGGGGGGGTATTCATTTCTGGAGGGCTTCCGGAGGGGAAAGGCCTTCACCGGCCGTGATGACGCCTCCTTTGCGCCGGATGCCGCCCGTGAGTGTCTGCTCAGACACTTTAAGGTCGTCTCGCTGGAGGGCTTTGGATGTGAGCATATGTCGATCGGCATTCAGGCCGCCGGAGCGCTTCTTCAGTATGTACAGGAGACACAGAAGGCAGGTCTGGACCATATCCAGAGGCCCACGCCCCATTTTACCGGCGACTATCTGATTATCGATGACACCACGCGACGGAACCTGGAACTCACCCAAAAGGCGCATGGACCGGGGGCAGGCGGAAGGCGGGGCTCTCTCCTCGACACCCTGGACATTACCATGACCTCCATGGGCGGCCGTATGTTACGCCGCTGGATGGATTATCCGCTAAGAAACCTTCGCGGGTTACAGGCACGTCTGGAGGCGGTTTCCGTGCTTAAGGACCATCATTCGGCCAGGCGTGAAATCCGGGTTATCCTTGACGAGTTTTACGACCTGGAGCGGCTAAACGGTCGCATCGTCCTGGGGAATGCCACGCCGCGTGACCTTCTGGCCCTGAAGAGTTCCCTCCTGCGACTGCCTGATCTCATAGCCCTGATCCCTTCCGGGACCAGCGACCTTCTCAAGGAGATGGCCGGAGGCCTTGACCCTCTCAGCGATATGGCCCGGATTATTGAGGAAGCCATAAGGGAGGACGCGCCCCTGGGTCTGCGGGAAGGGGGCATGATAAAGGAAGGTTATTCCCCGGCCCTGGATGAACTTATTTCCATACAGCGAGATGGGAAGGACTGGATTGCCAGACTGGAGGCGACGGAACGGGCCAGGACAGGCATATCCAATCTCCGCGTGGGATTTAACCGCGTCTTTGGCTACTACATTGAGGTGACAAAAAGCAACCTTTCATCCGTCCCCGCTGATTATATCCGCAAACAGACCCTGGTCAACGCAGAACGCTTTATAACCCCTGAGCTCAAGGATTATGAAGAAAAGGTGCTCACGGCCGGAGAGAAAAGGACTGACCTGGAATACCGCATCTTTCAGGAGATTCGCCTGCGGGTGGCCGCAGAGACCACGCGCATACAGAAGACCGCCCATCTCACGGCCCAACTCGACGTCCTGGCCTCTTTTGCCGAAAACGCAGACCGTCATGGATATGTATGCCCAAAGGTTAACGACAGCGATGCCATCTTGATCCGCGACGGCCGGCATCCGGTCGTCGAACGCACCTTGAAGGGACAGCGATTTGTGCCGAACTCGGTGCTTATGGACAATGACCAAAACCAGATGCTGATTATTACCGGGCCCAATATGGCGGGTAAATCCACTATCCTGCGGCAGGCGGCCCTGATTGTCCTTATGGCCCATATGGGGAGCTTTGTCCCGGCGGAGGAGGCCTCGATCGGCCTGGTGGACCGTATTTTCAGCCGTGTGGGGGCCATGGATGATCTGGCCCGCGGGCAGAGCACGTTTATGGTCGAGATGATGGAAACGGCAAATATATTGAACAATGCCACAGGAAAAAGCCTGGTCATAATGGATGAGATAGGCCGCGGCACCAGTACGTTCGACGGGTTGAGCATTGCCTGGGCGGTGGCGGAGTATCTGCTGGATAAGGGAGAAAAAGGGGCCCGGACTCTGTTCGCCACGCATTATCACGAGTTGGCGGAACTGGCCCATAGCTATAAGAATGTCAAAAATTACAATGTTGCAGTAAAGGAGTGGAACGAAGAGATAATATTTTTGCATCGGCTGGTTCCAGGGAGCATGAATTACAGTTACGGGATCCAGGTGGCCCGGCTGGCCGGTCTGCCGGAAGATGTGGTCAGGCGGGCCAAAGAGATATTAAAGAAGATCGAGGGTAATGAGTTCGGGACTGCGGTGAAGAGGATGCCGGATAAGGGCCCGGTCCAGTTGGGTCTGTTCAGCGATGACGAGAGCAGGATTCTTCGTATGTTGAAGGGCATCGATATTGCGTCCCTTACGCCGCTCGAGGCCCTGAATCTCCTTAATGAACTCCAGAGACAGATAAAGTGACCGGATATTCACCGCAGAGCACGCAGAGGCCGCAGAGATGGGTAAAGAAGTTCAAAGCTGAATGCTGAAAGCTGAATGCTCAGATTTGACATTTAGTCATTTGGATTTCATTTGAACTTTGGATTTTGGAATTTGAAATTATATAAAAGGAAGCCGATCTTAAAGATAAATGGGTAAGGGTATGCGGAAGGGTTATTTTATATATATCGTTTGCTGGTCTTTGCTCTTGTGGTTTTTTATACCGGCCGGAGGCATTAGTCCGGCATCTTCCTGGGCCCTTTCGTCTCAGGATGCATACGTAAGGGCGAAACGGGATTACACGGACTTTAAGTCCTCGCCCCGCGCCAAATACCGCCAGATCTGGCTGGAACATATTGATAAATTCAAGAAAATATATTCGGATGAACCCGATGGCCCGGCAGCGCCTGAATGCCTCTACATGATGGCCGGTATATACCAGGAGCTTTACCGTTAT
This Thermodesulfobacteriota bacterium DNA region includes the following protein-coding sequences:
- the mutS gene encoding DNA mismatch repair protein MutS, with amino-acid sequence MNKITPMIQQYLEIKQNYQDAILFYRMGDFYEMFFDDAIKASKLLDIALTSRNKNAEEKVPMCGVPYHAASGYINRLISQGLKVAVCEQKDGEETKGLVKREVVRMVTPGLVIDGDMLEDKVNNFIVSVYPGEKKTGLASLDISTGEFRLTESEPDDVSSVLDEVARLNPAEIVVANKIEEAGGYSFLEGFRRGKAFTGRDDASFAPDAARECLLRHFKVVSLEGFGCEHMSIGIQAAGALLQYVQETQKAGLDHIQRPTPHFTGDYLIIDDTTRRNLELTQKAHGPGAGGRRGSLLDTLDITMTSMGGRMLRRWMDYPLRNLRGLQARLEAVSVLKDHHSARREIRVILDEFYDLERLNGRIVLGNATPRDLLALKSSLLRLPDLIALIPSGTSDLLKEMAGGLDPLSDMARIIEEAIREDAPLGLREGGMIKEGYSPALDELISIQRDGKDWIARLEATERARTGISNLRVGFNRVFGYYIEVTKSNLSSVPADYIRKQTLVNAERFITPELKDYEEKVLTAGEKRTDLEYRIFQEIRLRVAAETTRIQKTAHLTAQLDVLASFAENADRHGYVCPKVNDSDAILIRDGRHPVVERTLKGQRFVPNSVLMDNDQNQMLIITGPNMAGKSTILRQAALIVLMAHMGSFVPAEEASIGLVDRIFSRVGAMDDLARGQSTFMVEMMETANILNNATGKSLVIMDEIGRGTSTFDGLSIAWAVAEYLLDKGEKGARTLFATHYHELAELAHSYKNVKNYNVAVKEWNEEIIFLHRLVPGSMNYSYGIQVARLAGLPEDVVRRAKEILKKIEGNEFGTAVKRMPDKGPVQLGLFSDDESRILRMLKGIDIASLTPLEALNLLNELQRQIK